CTCTGACCGGGCGGTTAGCAAATGGGAGCGCGGGGATTCACTTAGATAAAGATACCACACCATTCCCACGCTGACTTTTGCTCAACCGATACAGCCGGAGGGCTGGATAACAAGAAAAGGCGGTATGCGCCCCGTAGAGGGGTAGCGTACCGCCTTTTCTTGTGGGGGGTTTCCAAAGGGGGCAACGCCCCCATTTGGCACACGACTTTGCGAAGCAAAGTGTAGTGTGTTATACGCTCTGTCGGCGTTGCCGTGAAAATGCCGTTGCCGCCGGGGAGGGGCGGCAGGAAAACAGGGCTGTGCTTGTGTGGCGTGGAGCCGCAAGCGCAGGTCTGTTTTCATCAGCAGACAGGGCGTATATGAAAGCCCCCGTCCCTCGTCCTACGCTCCGACTTGTGGACAAAGTGGAGCTGTTGACAAAATCCCTTTTCCCCCAAATTATGCTACAATAAGAGGGAAAGGCGGTGGCGGAATGCAACTCAAATTCCACACAGTGACCATCGAGGATCTCATGCCTCAGGATCACTTCCTGCGGCGGCTGGAGGCCGCTTTGGATCTCTCTTTCGTGCGCGTGGAAACCGCTCACCTGTACAGCCGGCGGTATGGGCGTCCGCCCATCGACCCGGTGGTGCTGGTGAAATACCTCCTGGTGGGCTTTCTGTACGGCATCCCCTCGGAGCGTCAGATCGAGCAGCGGATCCAGACGGATGTAGCCCTGCGCTGGTATCTGGGCCTGGATCTGTTTGACCGGGTGCCGGATCACAGCACCATCTCCCAACTGCGGCGGCGAAAGCCGAGTTTTCGGAAGATCTTCCGGCGGCTGTTTGAGGAGGTGGTGGGGGCAGTGCGTCGCCAAGGGTCTGGCTAGTGGACGGCTGGTCGGAACAGATTCCACCCATGTGAAGGCCAACGCATCCTGGGCATCAGAGGAACTGGTGGAGTTGCCGGAGAGTCCCGGAGTATACTGGGAACGGTTGGACACCTATGAGGAAGAGGGTCTGGAGGAATTGGAACGCCGGACAGGAAAACGGCGAAAGAAGCGGGTCAAACAGATCAAAAAAGATCGGCGTCAGACCAGGAAGTGGGTCAGTCGGACAGACCCGGAATCCGGACATATGAAACGTCCGGGGAAGCCACGCGGGCAACATTACCTCGCTCATCAGACGGTAGATACGGACTGCGGCGTGATCTTGGATGTAACGGTAACACCCGGCGATGTCTATGACTCTGTGCCCTACCTGGAGCAAATTGAGCGGATCCACAGGAGTATCCTGCCTATCCAGGCCGCGACGGCGGATGCCGCCTATGACTTCCCGCTGGCCCATCAGGCGCTGAAGGAGTTGGAGATCCAATTTTTCGTCCGTCCACAGGCAGTTCACGACCGCACCAATGTGGAACTGAAACGGGAGGCATTTCAATATGATGAGAGTTTGGATGCCTATGTCTGTCCCAACGGCAAGTTGCTGCGCCTGAATACGCTCCACCGCAGTGCCAGCGGGCTGTACTGGCTGTATCTGGCGGACAAACAGGATTGCCAACGCTGTCCTCTGCGCAAAAAATGCCTGAGCCAGCAGGACAAGCGGGGCGCGCGGAAGTTGGAGCACAGTTATTTTACGGCGCAGCGGAAGCGGAATTTATCGCGCCTGAGCGATCCGATCTACCGGGAAGCCCTCAAGAAGCGGCAGATCTGGTGTGAGGGCACCTTTGCCGCTCAAAAGAGAGGTCACAATTTAACGCAGATATTGCGGCGAGGTTTAGAGGCAGCGGAGGATCATTGCCTCCTTTCAGCGACCGCTTTGAACCTGAAACGGATGATATGGGCCATGAAATGACGCCACAGGGCGTCTTTTTTCTGCTCAATTTCCTATTGCTGTTTTTCTGAGACTACTTTGTCAACGGCTCCAAAGTGTCCCGAAGTTGTGGCTACACTCCCGGAAAAGTAACAGGACAGCGGGTAACCGTCAAGGCTGAAATGAACGGGTTTACACCCGGCCTTGACCGCCACCCGCCGTCCCACTGAATGGGTGGACAAGGCGGCCAATCCCTCAAAGTGCTTGTCCGCGCTCTTTCTGATTTTGAGGTATTCAGTTTTTCAAAATTGAATAATCAAAATAAATTTTTTCGATTGAAAAAATTTTATTTGTTATCATCTTCAATGCCATATTTTTTCTTTTGCCGAATCACATAATTACTGATTTTTTCATCATATAGTGGATACTGGTAATCCAACTGGCATGCCACTTCTGACGAAACCTCCCGGAACAATGCCATACATTGTTCAAAGGATTCCCACATATGGGGATAGGAATCCATATTATAAGTGGACATAAGTCGTTCCCACAATTCCTCTGGGACATATTGCTTCATAAATTTATAGTTT
This genomic window from Pusillibacter faecalis contains:
- a CDS encoding transposase; translated protein: MQLKFHTVTIEDLMPQDHFLRRLEAALDLSFVRVETAHLYSRRYGRPPIDPVVLVKYLLVGFLYGIPSERQIEQRIQTDVALRWYLGLDLFDRVPDHSTISQLRRRKPSFRKIFRRLFEEVVGAVRRQGSG
- a CDS encoding transposase, encoding MRRWWGQCVAKGLASGRLVGTDSTHVKANASWASEELVELPESPGVYWERLDTYEEEGLEELERRTGKRRKKRVKQIKKDRRQTRKWVSRTDPESGHMKRPGKPRGQHYLAHQTVDTDCGVILDVTVTPGDVYDSVPYLEQIERIHRSILPIQAATADAAYDFPLAHQALKELEIQFFVRPQAVHDRTNVELKREAFQYDESLDAYVCPNGKLLRLNTLHRSASGLYWLYLADKQDCQRCPLRKKCLSQQDKRGARKLEHSYFTAQRKRNLSRLSDPIYREALKKRQIWCEGTFAAQKRGHNLTQILRRGLEAAEDHCLLSATALNLKRMIWAMK